The Jeotgalibacillus aurantiacus genome has a window encoding:
- the ispF gene encoding 2-C-methyl-D-erythritol 2,4-cyclodiphosphate synthase: MVRIGQGYDVHQLTEGRPLIIGGIEIPHEKGLLGHSDADVLLHVVADAALGAIGEGDIGRHFPDTDPAFEGADSKKLLQHVWGIVKEKGYSLGNIDCTIIAQKPKMAPHISDMRAVIASLLEADESQVNVKATTTEKLGFEGREEGIAAQAVILLQKL, from the coding sequence ATGGTTCGTATTGGACAGGGCTATGATGTTCACCAGCTGACGGAAGGTCGTCCGCTGATCATCGGGGGAATCGAGATCCCGCATGAAAAGGGACTGCTCGGTCACTCAGATGCTGACGTGCTGCTGCACGTTGTGGCAGATGCGGCACTCGGTGCGATTGGCGAAGGGGATATCGGCCGTCATTTTCCGGATACAGACCCGGCGTTTGAAGGAGCGGATTCCAAAAAGCTGCTTCAGCACGTATGGGGAATCGTGAAGGAAAAGGGCTATTCACTCGGAAACATTGATTGTACGATTATTGCACAAAAGCCAAAGATGGCGCCGCACATCAGTGATATGAGAGCGGTCATTGCATCTCTATTAGAAGCTGATGAGAGCCAGGTCAATGTAAAGGCAACGACAACCGAAAAGCTCGGATTTGAAGGACGCGAAGAAGGCATCGCCGCACAGGCTGTCATTCTTCTTCAAAAACTATAA
- a CDS encoding PIN/TRAM domain-containing protein, protein MLKRIIQVCFLIVGGTLGIFLLPELVLIPFNLDYAFINNAYVTAILGAIIFYAATFWAIKYVVNFIKWAEDSLVKAPVTDLLFGALGLIIGLITAFLIGVAVNDIEIPIFNTVIPILLTLILGYLGFQVGFTKRDELVQLFSRNPSHGKKADQGEAATSEVPASKHHKILDTSVIIDGRIADICQTGFLDGEIVIPQFVLGELQHIADSSDALKRNRGRRGLDILKRIQKDIPIKVTIYEGDFEDIQEVDSKLVKLAKVLNGIVVTNDFNLNKVCDLQGVQVLNINDLANAVKPVVLPGEEMLVQMIKDGKEQNQGIAYLDDGTMIVVEDGKNFIGKNITVIVTSVLQTSAGRMIFAKPKSYGKEKAL, encoded by the coding sequence ATGTTAAAACGAATTATTCAGGTTTGCTTTCTGATTGTCGGCGGAACACTGGGCATCTTTTTACTTCCAGAATTAGTTCTTATTCCTTTTAATTTAGATTATGCATTCATAAACAATGCCTACGTCACTGCCATTTTAGGAGCGATTATTTTTTATGCGGCAACATTCTGGGCCATTAAGTATGTGGTTAACTTTATTAAATGGGCGGAGGATTCACTTGTTAAAGCACCGGTAACAGACCTTCTGTTTGGCGCACTGGGACTGATCATCGGGTTAATTACAGCGTTCCTGATCGGGGTTGCGGTTAATGATATTGAAATTCCGATTTTTAATACGGTGATTCCGATCCTGTTAACGCTGATTCTCGGTTACCTTGGTTTTCAGGTCGGCTTTACAAAAAGGGACGAGCTGGTTCAGCTGTTTTCACGCAATCCCTCGCATGGGAAAAAGGCTGATCAGGGTGAAGCGGCAACAAGTGAAGTTCCCGCTTCCAAGCACCACAAAATTCTGGATACGAGCGTCATCATTGACGGCCGGATCGCGGATATTTGCCAGACGGGATTCCTTGATGGTGAGATCGTCATTCCTCAGTTTGTGCTTGGCGAACTGCAGCATATCGCAGACTCATCAGATGCATTGAAGCGAAACCGTGGCCGTCGCGGACTGGATATTCTGAAGAGAATTCAAAAAGACATTCCGATAAAAGTAACGATTTATGAAGGTGACTTTGAGGATATTCAGGAAGTCGACAGCAAACTTGTGAAGCTCGCAAAAGTGCTGAACGGGATTGTCGTAACAAACGATTTTAATTTAAATAAAGTATGTGACCTGCAGGGTGTGCAGGTGCTCAACATTAATGACCTTGCCAATGCGGTCAAGCCGGTCGTGCTGCCGGGTGAGGAAATGCTCGTCCAGATGATCAAGGACGGGAAGGAACAAAACCAGGGGATTGCGTATCTCGACGATGGCACGATGATCGTCGTGGAAGACGGCAAGAACTTTATCGGCAAAAACATCACAGTCATTGTGACCAGCGTCCTTCAGACATCGGCTGGCCGGATGATTTTTGCCAAACCGAAGTCATACGGTAAGGAAAAGGCGTTATAA
- the ispD gene encoding 2-C-methyl-D-erythritol 4-phosphate cytidylyltransferase has product MKYEVVIPAAGQGKRMGADRNKLLLTVKEVPVIIHTLRVFEADEACDGILLAIHPDDRKELTRLLAEYNMTKVKAMVPGGKERQNSVYEALKQAEADIVMIHDGARPFIKKETIHALAKEAQVSDGAIAAVPVKDTIKKVMGGTVTETVERASLWSVQTPQAFRLDLILQAHKAAEEEGFTGTDDASLVEKMGGKVTVIESDYDNIKLTTKEDLLFAEAILTKMASVRNE; this is encoded by the coding sequence ATGAAATATGAAGTGGTCATTCCGGCAGCGGGTCAGGGAAAGCGGATGGGAGCAGACCGTAACAAGCTGCTCCTGACGGTAAAAGAAGTACCGGTTATTATTCACACATTGCGTGTCTTTGAAGCGGATGAAGCATGTGACGGGATTCTGCTTGCGATTCACCCTGATGATCGTAAAGAACTGACCAGGCTGCTTGCGGAATATAACATGACAAAAGTAAAAGCAATGGTTCCTGGCGGTAAGGAACGTCAGAACAGCGTATATGAAGCGCTGAAGCAGGCGGAAGCAGACATCGTGATGATTCACGATGGCGCACGTCCATTTATTAAAAAAGAAACGATTCATGCACTTGCCAAAGAAGCACAAGTTTCAGACGGTGCGATTGCTGCAGTACCGGTAAAGGATACGATTAAAAAAGTGATGGGTGGAACTGTTACGGAAACAGTGGAACGCGCAAGCCTGTGGTCTGTTCAGACACCGCAGGCTTTTCGCCTTGATCTTATTTTACAGGCACACAAAGCCGCTGAAGAAGAAGGCTTTACCGGAACGGATGACGCCTCACTTGTTGAAAAAATGGGCGGAAAAGTGACGGTTATTGAATCAGATTATGATAATATAAAGCTGACAACAAAAGAGGACCTATTATTTGCAGAGGCGATTCTTACGAAAATGGCTTCTGTACGTAACGAATAG